Proteins found in one Neomonachus schauinslandi chromosome 1, ASM220157v2, whole genome shotgun sequence genomic segment:
- the KLHL26 gene encoding kelch-like protein 26 — MAESGGGGGAGGGGFGAGPGPERPSSMADKNGALKCTFSAPGHSTSLLQGLAALRAQGQLLDVVLTINRETFHAHKVVLAACSDYFRAMFTGGMREASQDIIELKGVSARGLRHIIDFAYSAEVTLDLDCVQDVLGAAVFLQMLPVVELCEEFLKAAMSVETCLNIGHMATTFSLASLKESVDAFTFQHFLQIAEEEDFLHLPLERLVFFLQSNRLQSCAEIDLFRAAVRWLQHDPARRPRASHVLCHIRFPLMRSSDLVDSVQTLDIMLEDVLCRQYLLEAFNYQVLPFRQHEMQSPRTVVRSDVPSLVAFGGTPYTDSDRSVSSKVYQLPEPGARHFRELTEMEVGCSHTCVAVLDNFVYVAGGQHLQYRSGEGAVDACYRYDPHLNRWLRLQAMQESRIQFQLNVLCGMVYATGGRNRAGSLASVERYCPRRNEWGYACSLKRRTWGHAGASVGGRLYISGGYGISVEDKKALHCYDPAADQWEFKAPMSEPRVLHAMVGAGGRIYALGGRMDHVDRCFDVLAVEYYVPETDQWTSVSPMRAGQSEAGCCLLDRKIYIVGGYNWRLNNVTGIVQVYNTETDEWERDLHFPESFAGIACAPVLLPQSGTRR, encoded by the exons ATGGCGGAGtccggtggcggcggcggcgctggTGGCGGCGGCTTCGGCGCGGGCCCGGGCCCCGAGCGTCCGAGCAG CATGGCTGACAAAAATGGAGCTCTCAAGTGCACCTTCTCGGCGCCCGGCCATAGCACCAGCCTCCTGCAGGGTCTTGCTGCCCTCCGTGCCCAGGGCCAGCTGCTGGACGTTGTACTCACCATCAACAGAGAGACCTTCCATGCACACAAGGTGGTCCTGGCCGCCTGCAGCGACTACTTCAG GGCCATGTTCACGGGTGGCATGAGGGAGGCGAGCCAGGACATCATCGAGCTGAAGGGCGTGTCCGCCCGCGGCCTGCGGCACATCATCGACTTTGCCTACAGTGCCGAGGTGACGCTGGACCTGGACTGCGTGCAGGACGTGCTGGGTGCGGCCGTGTTCCTGCAGATGCTTCCCGTGGTGGAGCTGTGCGAGGAGTTTCTTAAGGCCGCCATGAGTGTAGAGACCTGTCTGAACATCGGCCACATGGCCACCACCTTCAGCCTGGCCTCACTCAAGGAGTCCGTGGATGCCTTCACCTTCCAGCACTTCCTGCAGATCGCGGAGGAGGAGGACTTCCTGCACCTCCCGCTGGAGCGCCTGGTCTTCTTCCTGCAGAGCAATCGGCTGCAGAGCTGCGCCGAGATTGACCTGTTCCGCGCGGCGGTCCGCTGGCTGCAGCACGACCCGGCCCGGCGGCCGCGTGCCAGCCACGTGCTCTGCCACATCCGCTTCCCGCTCATGCGGTCGTCAGACCTGGTGGACAGCGTGCAGACGCTGGACATCATGCTGGAGGATGTGCTGTGTCGGCAGTACCTGCTGGAGGCCTTCAACTACCAGGTGCTCCCCTTCCGGCAGCACGAGATGCAGTCCCCGCGCACGGTCGTGCGCTCTGACGTGCCCTCCCTGGTCGCCTTCGGTGGCACGCCCTATACCGACAGCGACCGCTCTGTCAGCAGTAAGGTGTACCAGCTGCCCGAGCCCGGCGCCCGCCACTTCCGGGAGCTCACCGAGATGGAGGTGGGCTGCAGCCACACGTGCGTGGCCGTCCTGGACAACTTCGTGTACGTGGCCGGGGGCCAGCACCTGCAGTACCGCAGCGGCGAGGGCGCCGTGGACGCCTGCTACCGCTACGACCCCCACCTGAACCGCTGGCTGCGCCTGCAGGCCATGCAGGAGAGCCGCATCCAGTTCCAGCTGAACGTGCTGTGCGGCATGGTGTACGCCACGGGCGGCCGCAACCGGGCCGGCAGCCTGGCCTCGGTCGAGCGGTACTGCCCGCGGCGCAACGAGTGGGGCTACGCCTGCTCTCTGAAGCGCCGCACCTGGGGCCACGCGGGCGCCTCGGTGGGGGGCCGCCTCTACATCTCCGGCGGCTACGGCATCTCCGTGGAGGACAAGAAGGCGCTGCACTGCTACGACCCTGCCGCCGACCAGTGGGAGTTCAAGGCACCCATGAGCGAGCCCCGCGTGCTTCACGCCATGGTGGGGGCCGGCGGCCGCATCTATGCCCTCGGTGGCCGCATGGACCACGTGGACCGCTGCTTTGACGTGCTGGCGGTGGAGTACTACGTGCCCGAGACGGACCAGTGGACCAGCGTGAGCCCCATGAGGGCCGGCCAGTCGGAGGCTGGCTGCTGCCTGCTGGATAGGAAGATCTATATCGTGGGGGGCTACAACTGGCGCCTCAACAATGTGACGGGCATCGTGCAGGTGTACAACACGGAGACGGACGAGTGGGAGCGCGACCTGCACTTCCCAGAGTCCTTCGCGGGCATCGCCTGTGCCCCTGTCCTGCTGCCCCAGTCAGGGACCAGGAGGTAG